The DNA window ATAAATCGCTTTTTGGTAATATCGCTATCCGATTCGCCGGAGGCTAGCAGTATGCTGTATTCGATTTGAGATTTGGTTAGCGCGTTCCTCTTATTCTGTGCTACCACCACTCTTTTGTTTATATCTACAACGTAAATTCCATGATGCGCGGTGGTACTTGGGCGTCGATTTAGGCGTCGTAGCGTTAGTATGATAGACGGACGCTCGCATTTGCTGCTGTGCTGCCTTCTGATGCGTACTTGTACCCAGCAGCAACCGTTGTTTGGCGTGTTAAGGCAGCAATCGAAGAGTAGGGCTAGGCTGGCAACCTTTTCGATGGGTTCCTTTGCAAAATGTTGCATGTATATGCCGATAGCCTCCCTAACAACCATCTCTTCTTCCTCCTTCTCCAGCTCCTCTTTTTCCTCCTTTCCCGTTTTATGCGCCTCCTGCTTTTTCTCCCTCTTCTCCCTCTTTTTTACCAATTCTATCAGATCGGAGAGGTAAAGGCTTTTCCCGTTTAGAAAGCCGAGTACAGCGTCGTTGCTATTTAAAAAGGTGAAGCGCGGTTTGCCGCAGCAGGCAAGGGCAAAAATCTGCTGTGGCTCCATCGTTAGCTCCGACAGTATTATGGGAAGATGCAGCGCAAGGATGGGGTAGTGGTCGCCCTGCGCTTCTAGCATAGTTTGATTCCGATTTGACGATGCGCTTTGAGGTGTAGTGGGTACCATATTATACTATAGTTTTATAATTTGTAGCTGAGCATGATTACGTCCTATCAAGGTGTTTTGAGATCCTCGCCACAACTCCCACCTACGGTAGCCTCTGAGAAAAAGCTACATCCACCCTCAAAACGATGGTCCTATTGCAAAAATTATAAAATATGGTGTATGTTCCTACAAGTCATTCGTTTTTTATTGAAAAATACTACAAATGGGTAATGGATTTAGGGTTGTTGGACGGTTTAAATTTGATCTTGTAGCCTTAAGAGTGGCTACGAAATGTTGTCCGTATTTACAAATTTAAAATCGCAAAGAGATGATTCCTTACATGTCAACTTGTATTCCTTTTGCTCCTCGGGAGTTTAATTCGTACATACTTAATACGTCTACCCACTTAAAGGGAAGTGCGGAACGGTTGGGGGTTGAGCCATCCTTGGTTACTGCTTGGGATGGGTTCAATTCCCGTTGGACTCCGTTGTACGAAAAGTATTTGGATGAGTTTAACTCGCGAACTCCTGCTGTAATCTCGCAGATGACGGGCATAATTGAAGAGGTTCATCAGTTTGAGGATGAAAAGCACATGATTGCTAAAATTGCAATCTCTCCTAACGTGACAGCTGTCGACCTTGAAGTTTTTAACATCAACATGGGACGTAGGCAGTCGCGTTCGGTACCTCAAACACCAATTAAGAGCCAGCCGCTGGTAGTCTTAAAGCCAATTGGTGGTGGTACTATCGATATTAGATGCTACGGGGCGGGTAAGCGGGCTGCTATTATCGATGAGGCCGATTGCATACAGTACCGTTATGCTGTTGGCGCTATTCCACCTCCATCGGTCGAGGAGGCTTCGCTGCAGAATGAAATCTCCTCGAAGGCAGCATTTTTGCTTAAGGCAGGAGCCGAAAACGAGGGGATACGACTGTATATCTACTTCCGCTGGTATAACACCCGCCATCCAGATATTGCTGGTCCGTGGAGCTCCCAGTATACCACTATTATATTGTAGGCTACTTAGATAAGACGATAAAAGGCGAATCGGTTACGGTTCGCCTTTATATTTTTTTATTTTTCGGGCAAAAAATAGTTGCAGTAGTCAACTGTTGATATATATTTGCACCGCGAAATAAAGAAAAAACATGAAAGGACAAGATTTACCTATAGGAATGGTGGTGGGCCGAATGCTTGGACGCATGGGAAAAGTTTTTAAGCGCGAGCTCAATGAGGCCCAAATTGATATTACCCTAGAGCAGCTAGGCTTGCTGCACGCTATCTCTGAAAATGAGCAGGATGTTGTTCAGCAGGATATGGCGGATATCATGAATAAGGATAAGTCTGCAATTCTTAGGCTAATTGACTCTTTAGAAAAGAAGGGGTTGGTTGTTCGATCTATCGATCCACAAGATCGAAGGAAAAACTTGCTGTTTGTTACCGAGCAGGGCATGGCGGTGCTGGTTAAGATAGGCGGTGTTGCTGCAGAGATTAACCCTAAGTTTGTTGAGAATATTAGCCAAGCGGATTTGGATACCTTTTTTGCCGTGGCAGAAAAGATTAAACAAAATGCCGAGAGGCTGATTTAGAAAAAAAATTTACACTATTAGTTGATTTAGTCAACTGTTTACAATGTTAACTTTTAATAAACACACAATAATTAATGGGTAAGCTCAAGTCAGCAGCTGGGGTTGCACTCTTTATGACGTTACTCTACGGATCGTCAGCGTATAGCCAAAAGGTTACCACGCTAAAGGAGTGCTTAAGTTACGCCAGCACCAATAACCGAAACCTGAAGATATCGGGCTACGAGCTCGAGGTTTCGCAACGAAAGGTTTATGAGCAAATGGGTACTTACTTGCCGCAGGTAAACGCATCGGGCTCGTTGGATGACAATCTAAAGTTAAGCAAGCAGCTGCTACCGGCAGAGATGTTTGGCGGGACGCCAGGAACCTACAAGGCCGTATCGTTTGGAACAAAGTATAGCATGTCTGGAGGAATCCAGGTTACGCAGAGTATTTTCGATCCGCAGTTTTTTGTAGCACTTAAAACGGTAAAGACAAACAAAAAGCTCTCGGAGCAGAACCAGAA is part of the Alistipes sp. ZOR0009 genome and encodes:
- a CDS encoding MarR family winged helix-turn-helix transcriptional regulator — translated: MKGQDLPIGMVVGRMLGRMGKVFKRELNEAQIDITLEQLGLLHAISENEQDVVQQDMADIMNKDKSAILRLIDSLEKKGLVVRSIDPQDRRKNLLFVTEQGMAVLVKIGGVAAEINPKFVENISQADLDTFFAVAEKIKQNAERLI
- a CDS encoding helix-turn-helix transcriptional regulator, translating into MVPTTPQSASSNRNQTMLEAQGDHYPILALHLPIILSELTMEPQQIFALACCGKPRFTFLNSNDAVLGFLNGKSLYLSDLIELVKKREKREKKQEAHKTGKEEKEELEKEEEEMVVREAIGIYMQHFAKEPIEKVASLALLFDCCLNTPNNGCCWVQVRIRRQHSSKCERPSIILTLRRLNRRPSTTAHHGIYVVDINKRVVVAQNKRNALTKSQIEYSILLASGESDSDITKKRFISTDTARKHRRNVLEKLCLRNKQELMQYMRFMNLFYD